In one window of Vanessa atalanta chromosome 10, ilVanAtal1.2, whole genome shotgun sequence DNA:
- the LOC125067020 gene encoding proto-oncogene tyrosine-protein kinase ROS isoform X2, translating to MRPPQNWHKWLVLSLLGLALSARTIGCDYSSIAEKFGAEAVARCNEKCPFQNRTGDGHFDVSCGSDCSMQQCRLGCSLWLDGLENTCPIVCNVTSETVFSRELYCVMGCNEALNTYFQKIRDLLGTPPAPALVADSLTATSLSLVWDAPNLGNLSYLVQWRYEELPGTWQYYSNSSHSDKSIIHVENLRPYTKYRFRVAIFLSGHSGAGEPVYSKPSVVISTLESGKPSSAPTALRAAAPDPSRVAISWEPGPFPNGPLISYVLRLADAQPNTNDALEDMPASNNTLFYMFQNLAPAREYEVSVAMRNSIGEGPRAYVRIKTPSLPTSIPSQQPILILGGEHNILAAPANDMLSDPVELYSTEHKITGVGLDFSSDTLFISVSDGFVYRSSLVKKSISEPILTPKNILYKPLDLSVDWLNRHLYVLGEVYYTRESSNWSNTSLYSSWEILRCDFDGKNQIVALSGFNSRPIHFEVDAYNGYLFWALRGVERGGLYRLDLANISNGVRHDAPPELIVRDAHLGAFTVDHADFRLLVAHLRRNTVLAVSLDGREVTDFRSNTQTPMFFSARSIAYANGLFYWTNGQEMLTEEYHDQSDSYFHNEYPLAYNTKTVATRQVLVALRSCQPIPVPVNPPLGVQSVMGINRAKVSWSPPHLLGHQGTGAWQQWTFHLQLTEPISGEIIKMANISESMYNVENLIQDTEYIIRVAAVTESGSGPWSSEFVGKTLTFSPTTLQSTLLWSGPDGLLQTDLTGDKLQTLIHRSHLKNLYITDISWYRDKLYLVTNASTVMWYNTTTHEKGIMPNMDNVGSLAVDFVGKKIYWSNPKQQLITRGNFDGGNREPVPIVTVAKELTIDSLGAYIYWNTGHAVEAARLNGENKIIYYPAQLFSGKQVMGLTVDLENKWLYWLVRSYDGSELHRAQTADQISLGTNEVSGSLVTRLSGTATLGPLCYFSGRLVWVQDASRAVVSDLAGKYTAELIPRVHVIAVRDPTLHRDSESLVAIPETINATSIKVEGEWDKFNVTWAPAVRVNVNNSRVYYDVSLHFHGQYKIERTVDVPWVELSSRAVSPYSSMDVTVRAHTQWGGGAAARAALRTPQAPPAAPRAPRVYVHAAHSGGPLTATFRWQSPSRSNGVVRGYEAQCWAVGARAAPAKPSACADARLSPLHTQLMLRDLAPASTYFFQVRAFTDAGFGQYSEIVSASSDDINPIPRVMISSQESIKIVDLDSGESEIIPKSTGVPIDFDVAIEENVAYWVNNLEEMFSSWIDGSGNFKLTSINGTASSLCVDWVSRSVYWTQRELASTDSYVMYRADLGIANSRPHVTRVLTRKQPIHSLQIAPMLGSLYWYEEDSHPGFGVLMTSKIDGSNIRTFFNNTDEDVSSSDFQEECKCPDNPQIASSFVIDLTSNNFELYWVDPWTHRIIVSDLHGCSCRVIIDATEKKKYGFTPMSITVDSKYIYWYNSTEKNIYYTSKSKKNKVEQVKTTFGYKIMALDPASQPYPPRLCLFPSLENLHPNVTSHSANSITLQMPPVTKPSKCTKILYEMTSTEFTIFYRLHSSNDTSTCDRESCPYITTANSEVVLTDLKPFTNYSVLLEATNYYAKLYEVKPIVGTPIILQTAAEAPTAPTGVTGVVLSPVLARVEWTPSPGLWYELHWRTDDTPSLSHKLKEHNTFEVSSGRSADMTRLSAATTYTVWVRARSPHSAVAADSAPLRLRTFPAPAPLALHAAAAYALVVIWPPPTSYRIHQYAVQYTEASSSGDEWRSCEQSGNAEWSATDLRPRTRYRFRLRLQYVPHAPPYHWPHDDRFTYETPGDVPGPPGAPRVEAVGERMLRTWWAEPDAHGAPVLAYRVWGRPIGRINYVDDNMTQNISDMLPANLPDDVDDEMKKRIVREGLELLHNGTESYWLAGAGAVAAGYWARVQARNEYGWGPLSAPGELQAALAARPHGAALAVVGAALAALVLVASAAAFCAYNNRSKKKAAIESQLTANIVRRGPDVELATLRQLPIRHSTNILYNQGVHCPSDAELASLPHIKREQITLTKFLGSGAFGEVFEGVARQINNSNTDTKVAVKTLRKGATEQEKTEFLKEAALMSNFKHEHILRLLGVCLDNDPNYIIMELMEGGDLLSYLRSKRTSLYTASSLTLLDLLNMCVDVTKGCRYLEEMHFVHRDLACRNCLVASRGNTRVVKIGDFGLARDIYKNDYYRKEGEGLLPVRWMAVECLVDGVFSCQSDVWAWGVLCWEVLSLGQQPYPARTNRQVLALVRAGGTPDRPPNCPSAFYELLQKCWSYSAEARPSFRHCLEVVTALRDKTSPNITLTATAEPAPHYLTLLGDDEDFPEQEMEPSHALPARSPKYLELLYAGAPPEPCDGYEIPRSPLAYAPFSRHSIVGVAPNRLIKPPLYRTHSLRASARPPNATIVPLRNGIAKRASLSEGVERPLHERPGPSRNNIDFDRHIFKTTF from the exons TGCAGGCTCGGTTGCAGTCTTTGGTTAGATGGACTCGAAAACACTTGCCCAATTGTTTgc AATGTCACTTCGGAAACGGTTTTTTCTCGAGAATTGTACTGTGTGATGGGTTGCAATGAAGCACTTAACACTTATTTTCAAAAGATCAGAG ATTTATTAGGCACTCCTCCTGCCCCGGCTTTGGTAGCGGACAGCCTCACGGCGACTTCTTTATCTTTAGTATGGGATGCGCCTAATCTAGGAAATTTGAGTTATCTTGTTCAATGGCGTTACGAGGAATTACCGGGCACTTGGCAGTACTATTCCAATTCGAGCCATTCCGACAAATCGATTATTCATGTAGAGAATTTACGACCGTACACAAAATATAGa ttccGCGTTGCTATATTTCTATCGGGCCACAGCGGTGCTGGGGAACCAGTGTATTCAAAGCCATCGGTCGTAATATCGACTTTAGAGAGTGGCAAGCCAAGCTCTGCTCCCACCGCACTGAGAGCTGCAGCTCCAGATCCCAGCCGAGTCGCTATTTCATGGGAACCCGGACCTTTCCCCAACGGACCACTAATATCATATGTGTTACGACTTGCGGACGCTCAGCCCAATACGAATGATGCTTTAGAG gacATGCCTGCATCAAACAATACTCTATTCTATATGTTCCAAAATTTAGCGCCAGCAAGAGAGTACGAAGTGTCAGTTGCAATGCGAAATTCCATCGGAGAAGGACCCAGGGCTTACGTCAGAATAAAAACTCCATCTCTACCTACAT ctaTTCCTAGTCAGCAACCAATTTTAATTCTGGGAGGAGAGCATAATATTCTTGCAGCGCCTGCGAATGACATGCTATCTGATCCCGTTGAACTTTACAGCACTGAACATAAAATTACAG GCGTTGGTCTCGACTTTTCCAGCGATACGTTATTCATATCTGTATCAGACGGATTCGTGTATCGAAGTTCCTTAGTTAAAAAGAGTATTTCTGAACCAATACTTACGCCtaagaacattttatataaaccttTGGATTTGTCCGTGGATTGGTTAAATCGACATTTATATGTACTTGGTGAAGTATATTACACAAGGGAAAGCTCTAATTGGTCGAACACGAGCCTATATTCGAGTTGGGAAATTTTGAGATGTGACTTTGACGGAAAAAATCAAATCGTCGCTTTGTCAGGGTTTAACTCCCGTCCGATACACTTTGAAGTGGACGCTTACAATGG gtaTTTGTTTTGGGCACTCCGTGGTGTTGAACGCGGTGGTCTATATAGATTGGATTTAGCAAATATTTCAAATGGTGTTCGACACGACGCTCCACCTGAACTCATAGTAAGAGACGCTCACCTCGGAGCTTTCACAGTAGATCATGCAGATTTTAGACTTCTCGTCGCGCATCTTAGACGAAATACAGTCCTCGCAGTGTCTCTCGATGG acgtGAAGTTACCGATTTTAGAAGCAACACTCAGACACCCATGTTCTTCTCGGCGCGCTCAATCGCATATGCTAATGGTCTGTTTTATTGGACTAACGGCCAGGAAATGCTAACAGAAGAGTATCACGATCAAAGTGACAGTTACTTTCATAACGAATATCCTCTAGCGTATAACACAAAAACTGTCGCAACCAGACAAGTACTAGTCGCACTGAGAAGTTGTCAACCGATTCCTGTTCCCGTTAATCCTCCTTTAGGTGTTCAAAGCGTTATGGGAATAAACAGAGCGAAAGTTTCGTGGTCGCCTCCACATCTTTTAGGTCACCAAGGAACAGGAGCCTGGCAGCAATGGACCTTTCATTTACAACTGACAGAACCAATATCtggtgaaattattaaaat GGCAAATATAAGCGAATCAATGTACAACGTCGAAAATTTAATCCAGGATACCGAGTATATTATTCGAGTAGCGGCCGTAACTGAGTCCGGATCGGGACCGTGGTCATCAGAGTTTGTTGGGAAAACTTTGACGTTCTCTCCTACCACTTTACAAAGTACTTTGTTGTGGTCAGGTCCTGACGGACTTTTGCAAACGGATTTGACTGGGGACAAATTGCAAACTCTAATTCACAG ATCCCATCTTAAGAATTTGTACATCACGGACATTTCATGGTACAGGGATAAACTTTACCTCGTAACAAACGCATCGACGGTAATGTGGTACAACACCACGACACATGAAAAGGGAATAATGCCCAATATGGACAACGTTGGTAGCTTGGCCGTGGATTTTGTCGGGAAAAAGATTTATTGGTCAAATCCTAAGCAACAACTG ATAACGCGAGGGAACTTTGATGGTGGAAACAGAGAACCTGTCCCTATAGTAACAGTGGCGAAAGAGCTCACCATTGACTCATTAGGAGCCTATATATATTGGAATACAGGTCACGCTGTGGAAGCTGCGAGATTAAACggcgaaaacaaaattatttactatccAGCACAATTGTTTAGTGGAAAACAAG TTATGGGTTTAACAGTAGACTTAGAAAACAAATGGTTGTATTGGTTAGTCAGAAGTTATGATGGTTCGGAATTGCATCGAGCGCAGACGGCGGACCAAATATCACTTGGAACGAATGag GTTTCCGGATCATTAGTAACGCGTTTATCGGGAACGGCGACACTCGGACCGCTTTGCTATTTCAGTGGGAGACTGGTGTGGGTACAGGACGCCTCCAGGGCTGTCGTGTCTGATTTAGCGGGGAAATACACTGCAGAGCTCATCCCACGCGTCCATGTAATCGCTGTTAGGGACCCTACTCTACATAGAGACAGCg aGTCACTCGTCGCTATACCGGAGACAATAAACGCGACATCGATCAAGGTGGAGGGCGAATGGGACAAGTTCAACGTGACGTGGGCCCCGGCTGTGCGCGTCAACGTCAACAACAGCAGAGTGTACTACGACGTCAGTTTGCATTTCCATGGACAGTACAAAATTgag AGGACGGTGGACGTGCCGTGGGTGGAGCTGTCCTCGCGCGCCGTGTCGCCGTACAGCAGCATGGACGTGACGGTGCGCGCGCACACGCAGTGGgggggcggcgcggcggcgcgcgcggcgctgcGCACGCCGCAGGCGCCCCCCGCCGCGCCCCGCGCGCCGCGCGTCTACGTGCACGCCGCGCACAG CGGCGGCCCGTTGACTGCCACGTTCCGCTGGCAGTCTCCAAGCAGAAGTAACGGTGTGGTGCGCGGGTACGAGGCCCAGTGCTGGGCCGTGGGGGCGCGTGCGGCGCCCGCCAAGCCTTCCGCCTGCGCAGATGCGCGCCTGTCTCCCCTACATACGCAGCTCATGCTGCGGGACTTAGCACCTGCTTCCACATACTTTTTTCAG GTTCGAGCATTTACTGATGCAGGGTTCGGGCAATACTCTGAAATTGTCTCGGCTTCATCTGATGACATCAACCCCATTCCCAGAGTGATGATATCATCCCAAgagtcaataaaaatagttgatTTGGACTCAGGAGAGAGTGAAATTATACCAAAGAGTACTGGGGTGCCGATAGACTTTGATGTCGCTATCGAAGAAAATGTTGCTTACTGGGTGAACAATTTAGAAGAAATGTTCTCATCCTGGATCGATGGAAGTGGAAACTTTAAG ttgacgTCAATCAATGGCACTGCGAGTAGTCTTTGTGTGGATTGGGTCAGTCGATCTGTCTATTGGACCCAACGAGAGTTAGCATCTACTGATTCATACGTAATGTATCGAGCTGACCTAGGCATTGCTAATTCCCGGCCACACGTAACACGAGTGCTGACTAGGAAACAACCGATACACAGCTTGCAGATCGCCCCCATGTTGGG ATCCTTATACTGGTACGAAGAAGACAGTCACCCAGGCTTCGGAGTGCTAATGACTTCAAAAATAGACGGCAGTAATATcagaacattttttaataatacagacGAAGATGTATCTTCATCTGATTTTCAAGAAGAATGCAAGTGTCCCGATAATCCACAAATTGCAAGTAGCTTCGTAATTGACTTAACGAGTAATAATTTCGAATTGTATTGGGTGGATCCTTGGACTCATCGAATTATTGTATCTGACTTACACGGTTGCTCTTGTAGAGTGATCATTGATGCTACAGAGAAAAAGAAATATGGGTTTACACCAATGTCGATCACTGTAGACAGCAAGTATATTTACTGGTACAATTCAACAGAGAAGAATATTTACTATACGAGCAAATCGAAGAAAAATAAAGTAGAACAAGTCAAAACTACGTTTGGATACAAAATAATGGCGTTAGACCCAGCGAGCCAGCCGTATCCTCCTCGACTTTGCTTATTTCCAAGCCTAGAGAATCTCCATCCAAACGTGACGTCACATTCTGCAAACAGTATAACTCTTCAAATGCCGCCTGTGACCAAACCGAGTAAATGCACAAAAATACTGTATGAAATGACGTCTACtgaatttactatattttatcgaTTACACTCGAGCAACGACACGAGTACCTGTGACCGGGAGTCGTGTCCTTACATCACGACTGCCAACAGTGAAGTTGTCCTGACTGACTTGAAGCCGTTCACTAATTATTCTGTACTGCTAGAAGCCACTAACTACTACGCTAAGCTTTACGAAGTCAAGCCAATAGTTGGTACGCCAATTATCTTGCAGACTGCAGCCGAAG CTCCAACTGCTCCGACAGGAGTTACAGGAGTAGTGTTAAGCCCAGTGCTAGCTCGAGTAGAATGGACCCCAAGTCCTGGCCTGTGGTACGAATTGCACTGGAGGACTGATGATACACCATCTCTTTCGCATAAATTAAAAG AGCACAACACGTTCGAGGTGTCGTCGGGCCGCAGCGCCGACATGACGCGCCTGTCGGCCGCCACCACGTACACGGTGTGGGTGCGCGCGCGCTCGCCGCACTCGGCCGTGGCGGCCGACAGCGCGCCGCTGCGCCTGCGCACGTTCCCGGCGCCCGCGCCGCTCGCGCTGCACGCCGCCGCCGCCTACGCGCTCGTCGTCATCTGGCCGCCGCCCACCTCCTACCGCATCCACCA GTACGCCGTGCAGTACACGGAGGCGTCGAGTTCCGGCGACGAGTGGAGGTCGTGCGAGCAGAGCGGTAACGCGGAGTGGTCGGCGACGGACCTGCGGCCCCGCACCCGCTATCGCTTCCGCCTGCGCCTGCAGTACGTGCCGCACGCGCCGCCCTATCACTGGCCACACGACGACCGGTTCACCTATGAAACTCCAG GCGACGTGCCGGGCCCGCCGGGCGCGCCGCGCGTGGAGGCGGTGGGCGAGCGCATGCTGCGCACGTGGTGGGCCGAGCCCGACGCGCACGGGGCGCCCGTGCTCGCCTATCGCGTGTGGGGGCGTCCGATCGGAAG GATAAATTACGTCGACGACAACATGACCCAGAACATAAGTGACATGCTGCCGGCCAACTTACCCGACGACGTCGACGACGAGATGAAGAAGCGCATCGTTCGCGAGGGACTCGAACTGCTCCACAACGGAACCG AGTCGTACTGGctggcgggcgcgggcgcggtgGCGGCGGGCTACTGGGCGCGCGTGCAGGCGCGCAACGAGTACGGCTGGGGGCCGCTGTCGGCGCCGGGCGAGCTGCAGGCGGCGCTGGCGGCGCGCCCGCACGGCGCCGCGCTGGCCGTGGTGGGCGCCGCGCTGGCCGCGCTCGTGCTGGTCGCCAGCGCCGCCGCCTTCTGCG cATATAATAATAGAAGCAAGAAAAAGGCTGCCATAGAGAGTCAACTGACCGCTAACATCGTAAGGAGGGGGCCCGATGTGGAGCTGGCGACTCTCCGACAACTTCCGATCAGACATTcgactaatatattatataaccag GGCGTCCACTGTCCATCGGACGCGGAACTAGCCAGCTTACCACACATAAAGCGGGAACAGATAACTCTCACCAAATTCCTAGGCTCGGGCGCCTTCGGTGAAGTGTTCGAAGGAGTCGCGCGACAGATAAACAATAGCAACACCGACACTAAAGTTGCTGTTAAA acACTGCGTAAAGGCGCAACAGAACAAGAAAAGACTGAATTCCTGAAAGAGGCAGCTCTGATGTCCAATTTCAAACACGAACACATCCTGCGACTGCTGGGCGTCTGTCTGGATAACGACCCTAATTACATCATCATGGAGCTAATGGAGGGAGGCGACCTACTCAGCTATCTGCGATCAAAAAGGACTTCTCTG TACACGGCGTCGTCGCTGACGCTGCTGGACCTGCTGAATATGTGCGTGGACGTGACGAAGGGCTGCCGCTACCTGGAGGAGATGCACTTCGTACACCGCGACCTGGCGTGCCGGAACTGCCTCGTGGCGTCCCGCGGGAACACGCGCGTCGTCAAAATCGGGGACTTCGGCCTCGCCCGCGACATCTACAAGAACGACTACTACCGCAAGGAGGGCGAAG GGCTGCTGCCGGTGCGCTGGATGGCAGTGGAGTGTCTCGTGGACGGCGTGTTCTCTTGTCAATCCGACGTGTGGGCGTGGGGCGTCCTGTGCTGGGAG GTGCTGTCGCTGGGCCAGCAGCCGTACCCCGCGCGCACCAACCGCCAGGTTCTGGCGCTGGTCCGCGCCGGAGGGACACCCGACCGTCCCCCCAACTGCCCTTCCGCATT CTACGAGTTGTTACAAAAATGCTGGAGTTACTCTGCCGAAGCCCGTCCGTCGTTCCGCCACTGCCTCGAGGTGGTGACGGCGCTGCGGGACAAGACTTCCCCCAACATCACGCTGACGGCGACCGCCGAGCCCGCCCCGCACTACCTCACGCTTCTCGGAGACG ACGAAGATTTCCCCGAGCAAGAAATGGAGCCGTCGCACGCGCTGCCGGCGCGCAGCCCCAAGTACCTGGAGCTGCTGTACGCCGGCGCCCCCCCCGAGCCCTGCGACGGCTACGAGATCCCGCGCTCGCCGCTGGCCTACGCGCCCTTCTCGCGACACAGCATAGTCGGCGTGGCCCCCAACAGGCTCATCAAGCCACCTCTCTACAGGACGCACTCGCTGCGGGCCAGCGCGAGGCCCCCCAACGCGACCATAGTCCCCCTCCGGAACGGCATCGCGAAGAGGGCCTCCCTGAGCGAGGGAGTCGAGCGACCCCTGCACGAGCGGCCGGGGCCCTCGCGGAATAATATAGACTTTGATAGGCACATCTTTAAGACTACATTTTGA